The Deinococcus sonorensis KR-87 genome includes a window with the following:
- a CDS encoding class I SAM-dependent RNA methyltransferase, producing the protein MPTIQTLTIEKLVTGGLGLSRTDAGVVLVRGALPGEEVRAEVREGRGVWQGVTREVLKPSPDRVEAPELPTTDLAHASYAAQLRYKRGFVEEALSRIAKLDHPVNPAVPSPHQWAYRNTAQYLITAQGLGYRERRGHRAQAVEQDPLVMEQIARVVRQADVSRLGPASELSLRASRLTGEVVATLIGVGEPRDFLRASDELMDCGVAGVTLAAPAGRRFSAGVRLIAGESEIEEQFGQITSRVSASGFAQVNPEAAGLAYIRAAKLAGRGHLALDLYGGSGAIGRHLAPNFHRVVVMDTDKIALARGRQDVRRAGQTNLTFRLGDASSLSDPDVIVVDPPRAGLDEEARDAIQASPAHRLVYVSCDPATWARDVGDLTRRGWTLGEVTPHDFYPQTSHVEVVSVLDR; encoded by the coding sequence ATGCCTACCATCCAGACCCTCACCATCGAAAAGCTCGTCACGGGCGGCCTGGGCCTCAGCCGCACCGATGCGGGGGTGGTGCTGGTGCGCGGCGCGCTGCCCGGCGAGGAAGTGCGGGCCGAGGTGCGCGAGGGGCGTGGCGTGTGGCAGGGCGTCACCCGGGAGGTCCTGAAGCCCAGCCCCGACCGGGTGGAGGCGCCGGAACTGCCCACCACCGATCTGGCGCACGCCAGCTACGCCGCCCAGCTGCGTTACAAGCGTGGCTTCGTGGAGGAGGCGCTCAGCCGCATCGCCAAGCTGGACCATCCGGTGAATCCGGCGGTGCCGAGCCCCCACCAGTGGGCCTACCGCAACACCGCCCAGTACCTGATCACCGCCCAGGGCCTGGGCTACCGCGAGCGCCGCGGGCACCGGGCGCAGGCGGTGGAGCAGGACCCGCTGGTGATGGAGCAGATTGCGCGGGTGGTGCGGCAGGCCGACGTGTCGCGGCTGGGTCCGGCCAGCGAGCTGAGTCTGCGGGCCAGCCGGCTGACCGGCGAGGTGGTGGCCACATTGATCGGGGTGGGCGAGCCGCGCGATTTCCTGAGGGCCAGCGACGAGCTGATGGACTGCGGCGTGGCGGGTGTGACGCTGGCGGCCCCGGCCGGGCGGCGCTTCAGCGCGGGCGTGCGGCTGATCGCGGGTGAGAGCGAGATCGAAGAGCAGTTCGGGCAGATCACCAGCCGGGTCAGCGCGTCGGGCTTCGCGCAGGTGAACCCGGAGGCCGCCGGCCTGGCCTACATCCGCGCCGCGAAACTGGCCGGGCGCGGCCACCTGGCGCTGGACCTGTACGGCGGCAGCGGGGCCATCGGGCGGCACCTCGCGCCCAACTTCCACCGGGTGGTGGTGATGGACACCGACAAGATCGCGCTGGCCCGTGGGCGCCAGGACGTGCGCCGCGCCGGGCAGACCAACCTGACCTTCCGGCTGGGCGACGCGTCCAGCCTCAGCGACCCGGACGTGATCGTGGTGGACCCGCCGCGCGCGGGCCTGGACGAGGAGGCCCGGGACGCCATTCAGGCGAGCCCGGCTCACCGGCTGGTGTACGTGAGCTGCGACCCGGCCACCTGGGCGCGCGACGTGGGCGACCTGACCCGGCGCGGCTGGACCCTGGGCGAGGTGACGCCGCACGACTTCTACCCGCAGACCAGCCACGTGGAAGTGGTCAGCGTCCTGGACCGCTGA
- a CDS encoding branched-chain amino acid aminotransferase, whose protein sequence is MTNTATVDIDWKNLGFSYIRTDLRYVAHWKDGAWDQGTLTADNKVHISEGSTALHYGQQCFEGLKAYRCQDGSINLFRPDQNAARMHRSCARLLMPAVPTEMFIEACRQVVLANERFIPPYGTGGALYLRPYVIGVGDNIGVRSAPEFLFSVFCTPVGAYFKGGLAPSNFIVSQYDRAAPNGTGAAKVGGNYAASLLPGQEAKQRSFADCIYLDPETHTKIEEVGAANFFAITRDGRFVTPKSPSILESITKYSLLDIARDRLGLQVEEGDVYIDQLDQFTEAGACGTAAVITPIGGIQNGETFHQFPSGDTVGPVTRRLYDELIGIQFGDRPAPDGWIVKVK, encoded by the coding sequence ATGACCAACACCGCAACCGTTGATATCGACTGGAAGAACCTGGGCTTCAGTTACATCCGCACCGACCTGCGCTACGTGGCGCACTGGAAGGACGGGGCCTGGGACCAGGGCACCCTGACGGCGGACAACAAGGTCCACATCAGCGAGGGATCCACCGCGCTGCATTACGGCCAGCAGTGCTTCGAGGGCCTCAAGGCCTACCGCTGTCAGGACGGCAGCATCAACCTGTTCCGCCCGGACCAGAACGCCGCCCGGATGCACCGCAGCTGCGCGCGGCTGCTGATGCCGGCGGTGCCGACCGAGATGTTCATCGAGGCGTGCCGGCAGGTGGTGCTGGCCAACGAGCGGTTCATCCCTCCGTACGGCACCGGCGGCGCCCTGTACCTGCGGCCCTACGTGATCGGCGTAGGCGACAACATCGGCGTCCGCAGCGCCCCGGAGTTCCTGTTCTCGGTGTTCTGCACGCCGGTGGGCGCCTACTTCAAGGGCGGCCTGGCGCCTTCCAACTTCATCGTCTCCCAGTACGACCGCGCCGCGCCCAACGGGACCGGGGCCGCCAAGGTGGGCGGCAATTACGCGGCCAGCCTGCTGCCGGGTCAGGAAGCCAAGCAGCGGTCGTTCGCCGACTGCATCTACCTGGACCCTGAGACGCACACCAAGATCGAGGAGGTCGGCGCGGCCAACTTCTTCGCCATCACCCGTGACGGGCGCTTCGTGACGCCCAAGTCGCCCTCGATCCTGGAGAGCATCACCAAGTACTCGCTGCTGGACATCGCCCGCGACCGACTGGGGCTGCAGGTCGAGGAGGGCGACGTGTACATCGACCAGCTAGATCAGTTCACCGAGGCGGGCGCCTGCGGCACGGCGGCCGTCATCACGCCCATCGGGGGCATCCAGAACGGGGAGACCTTCCATCAGTTCCCCAGCGGCGACACGGTCGGGCCGGTCACCCGGCGGCTCTACGACGAGCTGATCGGCATCCAGTTCGGCGACCGGCCCGCGCCGGACGGCTGGATCGTCAAGGTCAAGTAA
- a CDS encoding Cof-type HAD-IIB family hydrolase — MRLIATDLDGTLLGPDGQVSPRNRAALQQAQRRGWPAVLVTGRPSRMVLPMARDLQLEGYAICSNGAMTLDLHTGQPVDTQPIPEAVLHRLLPQLRAALPGVAFGLEWGDNMLHDALYRPAEDAPDDVLTAYLPGAPRRPGPVLKLMVRHPELAPALLAARITELGGGEVGGTSSGAAFAEIHVAHVSKAYALEWLCARLQVAQADTVVFGDAPNDLPMLSWAGHAVAMGNADDEVKALADEVTLSNAEDGVAVVIERLLSIT; from the coding sequence GTGCGGCTGATCGCCACCGATCTGGACGGCACCCTGCTCGGCCCGGACGGGCAGGTCAGCCCGCGCAACCGCGCCGCGTTGCAGCAGGCGCAGCGGCGCGGCTGGCCGGCCGTGCTGGTGACAGGCCGCCCGTCGCGGATGGTGCTGCCGATGGCCCGGGACCTGCAGCTGGAGGGCTACGCCATCTGCAGCAACGGGGCCATGACCCTGGACCTGCACACCGGACAGCCGGTGGACACCCAGCCGATCCCGGAAGCGGTGCTGCACCGGCTGCTGCCGCAGCTGCGGGCCGCGCTGCCGGGCGTGGCGTTCGGGCTGGAGTGGGGTGACAACATGCTGCACGACGCCCTGTACCGCCCCGCCGAGGACGCGCCGGACGACGTGTTGACGGCCTACCTGCCCGGCGCCCCCCGCCGGCCGGGGCCGGTGCTGAAGCTGATGGTGCGCCACCCGGAGCTGGCCCCGGCGCTGCTGGCCGCCCGCATCACCGAGCTGGGTGGGGGAGAGGTCGGCGGCACCAGTTCCGGCGCCGCCTTCGCGGAGATTCATGTGGCGCACGTCAGCAAGGCGTACGCGCTGGAATGGCTGTGCGCGCGGCTGCAGGTGGCGCAGGCCGACACGGTGGTGTTCGGGGACGCGCCCAACGACCTGCCGATGCTCAGCTGGGCCGGGCATGCGGTGGCGATGGGCAACGCCGACGATGAGGTGAAGGCGCTGGCCGACGAGGTCACGCTCAGCAACGCCGAGGACGGCGTGGCGGTCGTGATCGAGCGGCTGCTCTCGATTACTTGA
- a CDS encoding 4'-phosphopantetheinyl transferase superfamily protein — MIIAVGNDLIEIARIRGLMRREKRRFHKLFAEAELEYCARLVDPAPSYAARFAAKEAFQKVWPRPHGWRDVWVERPRTPDGPFPYAAPVLGFAAPIAAEMQARGWVAHLSLTHTKEHAAAVVVLEQRCG, encoded by the coding sequence GTGATTATTGCCGTAGGCAACGACCTGATCGAGATCGCGCGGATCCGTGGCCTGATGCGGCGCGAGAAGCGGCGTTTCCACAAGCTGTTTGCGGAGGCTGAGCTGGAATACTGCGCCCGGCTGGTGGACCCGGCCCCCAGTTACGCCGCCCGGTTCGCCGCCAAGGAGGCCTTTCAGAAGGTCTGGCCGCGGCCACACGGCTGGCGCGACGTGTGGGTGGAGCGGCCCCGCACCCCGGACGGTCCCTTTCCATACGCGGCCCCGGTGCTGGGCTTCGCCGCACCCATCGCGGCCGAGATGCAGGCGCGCGGCTGGGTGGCGCACCTGTCGCTGACCCACACCAAGGAGCATGCGGCGGCCGTGGTGGTACTGGAGCAGCGGTGCGGCTGA
- a CDS encoding HepT-like ribonuclease domain-containing protein encodes MDHSSSEAAPLLGRPRLQEIAAHLREHRHLWQQLDVSRVRLFGSVARDDAHPDSDVDVLIDFQGERGLFDLVQAVWLFEDLLGRRTDVVTEGALHPPLRRPALHDALDVMDPGARPAGGPDGHKRWRWRVQALLNALAAIRHATRGLDEAQFAADPLVQDAVLMNLLRLGEGSKFVPQRLQDEHPEVPWNALRSIRNLIAHDYFGIDLALLWHTVTVDLPALRPRLEQLLARTGED; translated from the coding sequence GTGGATCATTCTTCATCTGAAGCGGCGCCGCTGCTGGGCCGCCCGCGCCTGCAGGAGATCGCCGCCCACCTGCGCGAGCACCGGCACCTGTGGCAGCAGCTGGACGTGTCCAGGGTGCGGCTGTTCGGGTCGGTGGCGCGCGACGACGCCCACCCGGACTCGGACGTGGACGTGCTGATCGACTTTCAGGGCGAGCGCGGCCTGTTCGATCTGGTGCAGGCAGTGTGGCTGTTCGAGGACCTGCTGGGCCGCCGCACCGATGTGGTGACCGAGGGGGCGCTCCACCCACCGCTGCGGCGGCCCGCCCTGCACGACGCGCTGGACGTGATGGACCCGGGCGCGCGGCCCGCCGGCGGGCCGGACGGGCACAAGCGCTGGCGCTGGCGGGTGCAGGCGCTGCTGAACGCGCTCGCGGCCATCCGGCACGCCACGCGCGGGCTGGACGAGGCGCAGTTCGCCGCCGACCCGCTGGTGCAGGACGCCGTGCTGATGAACCTGCTGCGGCTGGGCGAGGGCAGCAAGTTCGTGCCGCAGCGGCTGCAGGACGAGCACCCGGAAGTGCCGTGGAATGCCCTGCGCAGCATCCGCAACCTGATCGCCCACGACTACTTCGGCATCGATCTGGCGCTGCTGTGGCACACGGTCACGGTGGACCTGCCCGCCCTGCGGCCACGGCTGGAACAGCTGCTGGCCCGGACCGGCGAGGACTGA
- a CDS encoding aldo/keto reductase, with protein MQLRDFGRTGLRVTPLGLGLAALGRPGYLNLGHGQDFQAGRTPDDLRARTFEVLDAAWAGGIRFLDAARSYGQAEVFLGAWLRERRVPAQAAVLESKWGYTYTAGWQVQAEQHEVKQHSLATLERQWPETEQALGRLPDAYLIHSATLESGVLQDRLVLERLARLRAGGLRVGLSLSGPGQAETLRRALELRVEGEPLFQVVQATWNLLEPSAGAALSEAHEAGWGVVIKEALANGRLTARGPQLPAALAEACRELDSTPDALALAAALQQPFVHTVLSGAASVEQLASNLRAVGLARLPGGLETLAEPPAHYWQTRAGLPWT; from the coding sequence ATGCAGCTGCGCGATTTCGGCAGAACCGGCCTCCGGGTGACGCCCCTCGGCCTGGGGCTGGCGGCCCTGGGCCGGCCCGGCTACCTCAACCTGGGCCACGGTCAGGACTTCCAGGCGGGACGCACGCCCGACGACCTGCGGGCGCGCACCTTCGAGGTGCTGGACGCCGCCTGGGCCGGCGGCATTCGCTTTCTGGACGCGGCGCGGTCCTACGGGCAGGCCGAGGTCTTCCTGGGGGCGTGGCTGCGCGAGCGGCGGGTGCCCGCGCAGGCCGCGGTGCTGGAGAGCAAGTGGGGCTACACCTACACGGCCGGCTGGCAGGTGCAGGCCGAGCAGCACGAGGTCAAACAGCACAGCCTCGCCACGCTGGAGCGGCAGTGGCCCGAAACCGAGCAGGCGCTGGGCCGCCTGCCGGACGCGTACCTGATTCACTCGGCCACGCTGGAGAGCGGGGTGCTGCAGGACCGGCTGGTGCTGGAGCGGCTGGCCCGGCTGCGGGCTGGCGGCCTGCGGGTGGGCCTGTCGCTGAGCGGGCCGGGGCAGGCGGAGACGCTGCGACGAGCGCTGGAGCTGCGGGTGGAGGGGGAGCCGCTGTTTCAGGTGGTGCAGGCGACCTGGAACCTGCTGGAGCCGTCGGCGGGTGCGGCGCTGTCGGAGGCGCACGAGGCAGGCTGGGGCGTGGTGATCAAGGAGGCACTGGCCAACGGGCGGCTGACCGCGCGTGGCCCGCAGCTCCCCGCCGCACTGGCGGAGGCCTGCCGGGAGCTGGACAGCACGCCGGATGCCCTGGCGCTCGCTGCCGCCCTGCAGCAGCCGTTCGTCCACACCGTGCTGAGCGGCGCGGCCAGTGTGGAGCAGCTGGCCAGCAACCTGCGGGCGGTGGGGCTGGCCCGGCTGCCGGGTGGCCTGGAGACGCTGGCCGAACCTCCGGCCCACTACTGGCAGACGCGCGCGGGGCTGCCCTGGACCTGA
- the glpX gene encoding class II fructose-bisphosphatase: protein MTTRALTNNDLEHALVLETARVTEAAALAASRLVGMGDKNAVDAAGTEAMRSVLNSLDIRGTVVIGEGEMDEAPMLYIGETLGQGRYEVDIAVDPVEGTVVTAKGLPNGLAVIAISEKGGLMHAPDCYMDKLVVPPPAAGRVHLDWPVEANLAAIAQSLDRKVEDLLVVILDRERHQDLIARVRGAGARVKLIGDGDVVASLAVGVRGTGVHALMGSGGAPEGVLSAAALKCLGAEIQGRFMAEDDAQRARFVEMGVDEHRVYKTNELAPGRQMAFAATGITNGELLEGVRRFGGGARTHTVVMGYATRVVRFLDSVHLEEDGARVVIRV, encoded by the coding sequence ATGACCACACGGGCCCTGACCAACAACGATCTGGAACATGCGCTGGTGCTGGAAACCGCCCGCGTGACCGAGGCCGCCGCGCTGGCCGCAAGCCGACTGGTGGGCATGGGAGACAAGAACGCCGTGGACGCCGCCGGGACCGAGGCGATGCGGAGCGTGTTGAACAGCCTGGACATCCGGGGCACCGTGGTGATCGGTGAGGGCGAGATGGACGAGGCCCCGATGCTGTACATCGGAGAAACGCTGGGCCAGGGCCGGTACGAGGTGGACATTGCGGTGGATCCGGTGGAGGGCACGGTGGTCACGGCCAAGGGCCTGCCGAACGGGCTGGCGGTCATTGCCATCAGCGAGAAGGGCGGGCTGATGCACGCGCCGGACTGTTACATGGACAAGCTGGTGGTGCCGCCGCCCGCCGCCGGCCGGGTGCACCTGGACTGGCCGGTGGAGGCAAACCTGGCGGCCATCGCCCAGAGCCTGGATCGCAAGGTCGAGGACCTGCTGGTGGTGATTCTGGACCGGGAGCGGCACCAGGACCTGATCGCGCGGGTGCGCGGGGCCGGGGCGCGCGTCAAGCTGATCGGCGACGGCGACGTGGTGGCGAGCCTGGCGGTGGGGGTGCGCGGCACCGGGGTCCACGCCCTGATGGGGTCCGGGGGCGCACCGGAAGGGGTGCTGAGTGCGGCGGCCCTGAAGTGCCTGGGCGCGGAGATCCAGGGCCGGTTCATGGCAGAGGACGACGCCCAGCGGGCGCGCTTCGTGGAAATGGGCGTGGACGAGCACCGCGTCTACAAGACGAACGAACTGGCGCCGGGCCGGCAGATGGCCTTCGCCGCCACCGGCATCACCAACGGCGAGCTGCTGGAGGGCGTGCGGCGATTTGGCGGTGGGGCGCGAACCCACACGGTCGTGATGGGGTACGCCACCCGGGTGGTGCGCTTCCTGGACAGCGTGCATCTGGAAGAGGACGGCGCGCGGGTGGTGATCCGGGTCTAG
- the pgm gene encoding phosphoglucomutase (alpha-D-glucose-1,6-bisphosphate-dependent): MAISELAGKPAPQRILTQIPRLLSHYYEIRPDPANPLQQVAFGTSGHRGSSDDGTFNEQHILAITQAVCEYRAGAGIQGPLYIGADTHALSDPALLTALRVLAANGVQVRRSKNGEFTPTPLVSHAILEYNRQGPGLADGIVITPSHNPPRDGGFKYNPPSGGPADTDVTRGIQDRANALLRAGLEGVKTVGVADAMQHAEEFDFITPYVEQLPQVVNIEAIRAAGVNIGVDPLGGSSLPVWERIRDVHGLQLNIVNERVDPAFAFMSVDKDGKIRMDCSSPYAMAGLLRLKDDFDVAIGNDPDADRHGIVTPDGLMNPNHYLAVCIDYLYQHRPDWPADAGVGKTLVSSSLIDRVAARLGRRLVEVPVGFKYFVEGLQQGTLGFGGEESAGASFLRMDGTAWSTDKDGLILGLLAAEMTAVTGQTPAQRYAALKAEFGETAYNRADAPATPEQKAKLSKLSPEQVQAQTLAGEPITARLTRAPGNDEPIGGLKVQTESAWFAARPSGTEDIYKIYAESWKGEAHLEEVMREARDVVLGALGG, encoded by the coding sequence ATGGCGATCTCCGAACTGGCCGGCAAGCCCGCTCCGCAGCGTATCCTGACGCAGATTCCCCGCCTGCTGTCTCACTACTACGAGATCCGGCCGGACCCGGCCAACCCGCTGCAGCAGGTCGCCTTCGGCACCAGCGGCCACCGGGGCAGCAGCGACGACGGCACCTTCAACGAGCAGCACATCCTGGCCATCACCCAGGCGGTGTGCGAGTACCGCGCAGGGGCCGGGATTCAGGGACCGCTCTACATCGGGGCCGACACCCACGCGCTCTCGGACCCGGCGCTGCTGACCGCGTTGCGGGTGCTGGCCGCCAACGGGGTGCAGGTGCGGCGTAGCAAGAATGGCGAATTCACCCCCACACCGCTGGTCAGCCACGCGATCCTGGAGTACAACCGCCAGGGGCCCGGGCTGGCCGACGGCATCGTGATCACGCCCAGCCACAACCCCCCGCGCGACGGCGGCTTCAAGTACAACCCGCCGTCGGGCGGCCCGGCCGACACCGACGTGACCCGGGGCATTCAGGACCGGGCCAACGCGCTGCTGCGCGCAGGCCTGGAAGGCGTGAAGACGGTGGGCGTGGCCGACGCGATGCAGCACGCCGAGGAGTTCGACTTCATCACCCCCTACGTGGAGCAGCTGCCGCAGGTGGTGAACATTGAGGCCATCCGTGCAGCGGGCGTGAACATCGGCGTGGACCCGCTGGGCGGTTCGTCGCTGCCGGTCTGGGAACGCATCCGCGACGTGCATGGGCTTCAGCTGAACATCGTGAACGAGCGCGTGGACCCAGCCTTCGCCTTCATGAGCGTGGACAAGGACGGCAAGATCCGGATGGACTGCAGCAGTCCCTACGCGATGGCGGGCCTGCTGCGGCTCAAGGACGACTTCGACGTGGCGATCGGCAACGACCCGGACGCCGACCGCCACGGCATCGTGACGCCGGACGGCCTGATGAATCCCAACCACTATCTGGCAGTGTGCATCGACTACCTGTACCAGCACCGGCCCGACTGGCCCGCCGACGCCGGGGTGGGCAAGACGCTGGTGAGCAGCAGCCTGATCGACAGGGTGGCGGCCCGGCTGGGCCGGCGGCTGGTGGAGGTGCCGGTGGGCTTCAAGTACTTCGTGGAGGGACTGCAGCAGGGCACGCTGGGCTTCGGCGGCGAGGAAAGCGCCGGGGCCAGCTTCCTGCGGATGGACGGCACGGCCTGGAGCACCGACAAGGACGGCCTGATCCTGGGGCTGCTGGCCGCCGAGATGACGGCCGTGACCGGTCAGACGCCCGCCCAGCGCTACGCCGCCCTGAAGGCCGAGTTCGGGGAGACCGCCTACAACCGCGCCGACGCCCCGGCCACCCCGGAGCAGAAGGCGAAACTCAGCAAACTCTCGCCAGAGCAGGTGCAGGCCCAGACGCTGGCCGGTGAGCCGATCACCGCCCGGCTGACCCGCGCGCCCGGCAACGACGAGCCGATCGGCGGGCTGAAGGTGCAGACCGAATCGGCGTGGTTCGCGGCGCGGCCCAGCGGCACCGAGGACATCTACAAAATCTATGCCGAGAGCTGGAAGGGCGAGGCGCACCTGGAGGAAGTGATGCGCGAGGCCCGGGACGTGGTGCTGGGGGCGCTGGGTGGCTGA
- a CDS encoding kinase produces MSGSRLIVLRGNSGSGKSSVARALRAEVGYGLAWVEQDYLRRILLREPDVAGALNIRLIDQTVRLALDGGYHVVLEGILDAGRYLDMLSALVQTYRDRAHLYYFDVSFEETVRRHAGRPQAAEFTPAEMQGWYRPLDRLPGLAEQIIPATSTLDQTVRRILTETGLSPG; encoded by the coding sequence GTGTCCGGTTCCCGGCTGATCGTATTGCGAGGCAACTCCGGGTCCGGCAAGAGTTCGGTGGCGCGGGCACTGCGGGCAGAGGTCGGGTATGGGCTCGCCTGGGTGGAGCAGGATTACCTGAGGCGCATTCTGCTGCGGGAACCGGACGTGGCAGGCGCCCTCAATATCCGGCTGATTGACCAGACGGTGCGGCTGGCGCTGGACGGCGGTTATCACGTTGTTCTGGAAGGCATCCTGGATGCCGGACGTTACCTTGACATGCTGTCGGCGCTGGTACAGACGTACCGCGACCGCGCCCACCTCTATTACTTCGACGTGTCCTTCGAGGAGACTGTACGTCGCCACGCTGGACGGCCACAGGCCGCCGAGTTCACCCCGGCGGAGATGCAGGGGTGGTATCGCCCCCTGGACCGGCTGCCGGGCCTGGCCGAGCAGATCATTCCGGCAACAAGCACCCTGGACCAGACGGTGCGGCGCATCCTGACCGAGACCGGCCTGAGCCCCGGCTGA
- the hisIE gene encoding bifunctional phosphoribosyl-AMP cyclohydrolase/phosphoribosyl-ATP diphosphatase HisIE, with product MNVDLDAVKFGPDGLVAVVTQDVRTGAVLMQAYANREALAHTIQTRQGTYFSRSRGELWIKGLTSGHTQQVVTVQLDCDGDSVLYVVEQQGPACHTGEYSCFHRPLLEAEEGSGTPALSSVLDRVYATITERLQTLPENSYVARLHAGGLDRVLKKVAEESGEVLLAAKNRDRAELSTEVADLLFHTLFAMAEVGVTPADVAAVLEAREGRTGLKGPKEVG from the coding sequence GTGAACGTGGACCTGGACGCCGTGAAGTTCGGCCCGGACGGGCTGGTGGCCGTCGTCACTCAGGACGTCCGCACCGGCGCGGTGCTGATGCAGGCCTATGCCAACCGGGAGGCGCTGGCACACACCATTCAGACCCGACAGGGCACGTATTTCAGCCGCTCGCGGGGAGAGCTGTGGATCAAGGGCCTGACCAGCGGCCACACCCAGCAGGTCGTGACCGTGCAGCTGGACTGCGACGGGGACAGCGTGCTGTACGTGGTGGAGCAGCAGGGGCCGGCCTGCCACACCGGGGAATACAGCTGCTTCCACCGCCCGCTGCTGGAGGCAGAGGAGGGGAGCGGTACACCCGCGCTGAGCTCCGTGCTGGACCGGGTGTACGCCACCATTACCGAGCGGCTGCAGACCTTGCCGGAGAACAGCTACGTGGCCCGCCTGCACGCGGGCGGGCTGGACCGGGTGCTGAAGAAGGTGGCCGAGGAGAGCGGTGAGGTGCTGCTGGCCGCCAAGAACCGCGACCGGGCCGAGCTCAGCACCGAGGTCGCGGACCTGCTGTTCCACACTCTCTTTGCGATGGCGGAGGTAGGGGTGACCCCGGCCGACGTGGCGGCCGTGCTGGAGGCGCGGGAAGGCCGGACCGGGCTGAAGGGCCCCAAAGAGGTGGGCTAA
- the hisF gene encoding imidazole glycerol phosphate synthase subunit HisF, translated as MLTKRIIPCLDVQNGRVVKNVRFFEDHRDAGDPLTLARAYEEQQADELVFYDITATHEGRKLMLDVAAQVAEQVMMPLTVGGGVNSVADFRQLLLSGADKISVNSAAVRTPQLIREASDHYGAQCVMLSIDAKRRAAGDGWNVYVGGGRTDTGLDLLAWAEEGQRLGAGEICLNIMDADGTRAGFDLEATRAVSRAVDLPVIASGGAGSLDDFYTVLTSGEADAALAASVFHFGELTVGQVKADLKRRGLGVRPEWSDR; from the coding sequence ATGTTGACCAAGCGCATTATTCCCTGCCTGGACGTGCAAAACGGACGGGTGGTCAAGAACGTCCGGTTCTTCGAAGACCACCGCGACGCCGGCGATCCGCTGACCCTGGCCCGCGCCTATGAGGAGCAGCAGGCGGACGAACTGGTGTTCTACGACATCACCGCCACTCATGAAGGCCGCAAGCTGATGCTGGACGTGGCGGCGCAGGTGGCCGAACAGGTGATGATGCCGCTGACGGTGGGCGGCGGCGTGAACAGCGTCGCAGACTTTCGTCAACTGCTGCTCAGCGGTGCCGACAAAATCAGCGTGAACAGCGCGGCGGTCCGCACCCCGCAGCTGATCCGGGAAGCCAGCGATCATTACGGTGCCCAGTGCGTGATGCTCAGCATCGACGCCAAGCGCCGGGCCGCCGGGGACGGCTGGAACGTGTACGTGGGCGGTGGACGCACCGACACCGGGCTGGACCTGCTGGCGTGGGCAGAGGAAGGACAGCGGCTGGGGGCCGGCGAGATCTGCCTGAACATTATGGACGCCGACGGGACGCGGGCCGGCTTTGACCTGGAGGCCACCCGTGCGGTGAGCCGCGCCGTGGACCTGCCGGTGATCGCCTCGGGCGGAGCGGGAAGCCTGGACGACTTCTATACGGTGCTGACCAGCGGCGAGGCCGACGCGGCGCTGGCCGCCAGCGTCTTTCACTTCGGCGAGCTGACCGTGGGGCAGGTCAAGGCCGACCTGAAGCGGCGCGGGCTGGGCGTGCGCCCGGAATGGAGTGACCGGTGA
- a CDS encoding response regulator has product MHKQVLLVDDNLNDLELALEALGEAEAAPCVTVAQGGVQALAYLHAQRQQSAEPLSLVLLDLKMPQMDGLAVLEAIRQDETLQDIPVVMLTTSRDVSDIRACYRRGANGYVVKPLDFTSFTETLRDTLAFWLGKNEIPGPRVA; this is encoded by the coding sequence GTGCATAAACAGGTGCTCCTGGTAGACGACAATCTGAACGACCTGGAACTGGCGCTGGAAGCGCTGGGAGAGGCCGAGGCGGCACCGTGTGTGACTGTTGCCCAGGGCGGAGTCCAGGCCCTTGCCTATCTGCACGCCCAGCGGCAGCAGTCGGCTGAGCCGCTCAGTCTGGTGCTGCTGGACCTCAAGATGCCGCAGATGGACGGTCTGGCGGTGCTGGAAGCGATCCGTCAGGACGAGACCCTGCAGGACATTCCGGTGGTGATGCTCACCACCAGCCGCGACGTGTCTGATATCCGGGCCTGCTACCGCCGCGGGGCCAACGGTTACGTGGTCAAGCCGCTGGACTTCACCAGCTTCACCGAGACCCTGCGCGATACGCTGGCCTTCTGGCTCGGCAAGAACGAGATCCCCGGCCCCCGCGTGGCCTGA